Sequence from the Panthera tigris isolate Pti1 chromosome D3, P.tigris_Pti1_mat1.1, whole genome shotgun sequence genome:
ATTGTTGACGTTTCCTGTGGCTCTGAAGCCCGCACTCCCGCATTCTCAGCCTACAGCACCGTTGTCCCGCTCAGGCGTTAGCCCTGGGGGAGTGGGTAAAAACGCAAGCTCACAGTTCAGCACAGGGGTCGGGGTAGTAAAAGAAGTTTTGGACAAGTAACCTCTAAAGGAGAGATTTGGGTAGAATTAAGCGGTCGGTTTTAAgctctcagtgtgtgtgtgtgtgtgtgtgtgtgtctgtctctgactACCCGTCGATGTAGTCCTGCTTGGTGTCGCAGTATTTCTCAACTTGCTCAGGACAATTTTTCTCATGGGACTGTGTTGTAGGACGTACAGCATCCCAGGTCTTGGGGCACTGAAAGGCCTCGCACACTCCCAGAGTGTGGAGTGGTTGGGGGCGCGGCATACCGCCTGCGCGGAGAACCAATAGGATCACTGTACGGCCGTTCTGTCCACGGTTGGTGGCAGCAACTGCCAACTGCCTACAGAAAGGGTGTTTAGGTAGCTCCATCATGGCTGCCGGTAAGCCGCTTTTCCAAACGTGACTTATCCACTCACACTGGGGTGCAaaatgtgtacttgaaaaaaaattatatacacatgcacacaaaaatagCGTATCTGTGGATCATGCATACAATTACTGCCTACATCCCTTAACGTTTAGCTTGTAGCCTGCCAAAGCTGCACTAGTGGTGTGGggttgttttggttgtttttttgtttttgtttgctttttgcgCACtagttttttaaagatagtttaaTTCAGTAAAGGTCAAGTTGACTTAAACTTTGAGAGTAGATTTTCATTAAAGGATTCAATACACTTAATTATATCCTCAAAAGATTTGCTTTGACCAAcagagattcatttttttttttcctgacctttGGGAAGATGAAACTGCTTTTAAATATTCAGCATTTTGTTATGACACACAACTTTTTATTAGAGGTTGGCTCCTTATATAATTGCTGTAACTAAACTCTGCAACTAGCTCTATGAAACTCGTTACTTGACTGTAGGGATGTTGTTGACATGATTCATTATATCACACTATTCCCCTCTTTATGAGGACCTGGGGGAGAAATTTCTCCTGGGACTCGGTGTTCAGAATGCCTCTGAGTCTCCCAGGCAACTGATTTTTTATCTCAGAAACATGAACCATTTAACcaaatttttcctattttgtgatGGCTGCCTAGTAGCTCAGGGGCTGATTTGACACGCCATCTCCATCAAAGTGTAGGATGTATGGCTTGCATGGGGATACTAACCTTACCTGTGGCTTCATCATATTTTTCCTACCATGATTTTTCCCTTACCATTGAACTCCTTTCCTTAAATAGTTACTTCTgttctttacatgtatttataaacCTCCTGAAATCATCTTGTACAGtgaaacagaacacacacacacacacaccctgacacACAGTTTAGGATGGCAATCTTTGCAACTCTTGAGCATTACAGGTTGGACTATGCAATACCCTTGGTACCACTTAAAATCAGAAAGGCggcagaaaggggagagaggggaagactaAGGCAGAGGTTAAGGGAGGATAGGAGAAAAGAGAGACGTGCATAGGGTAGTGGGTGGTGTGATACCACAAGTAAATTATACCTATTCTGATTGTTAAAGCAAAGGCTAAAAATTGTATATTGAAAGACGATCAACGTGTTCAGGgatacatttagaaaaatgaggaaaaagatgTTTTCTTGTAGAAACTCTATTTGACAATTCTATCTGATGAAGGTACAGAGAAAAAGCCAGTGCCCATGTAATTTCAAAGGATGTTTAGGCACCGATACACGagcttaatttatctttcttgaaATTCTGcacaaaatatttactaaattttacagaaacaagttttgtttggttggttctTTGTTTTTACTATCATCCTAGAGTTCTCACCAGGGCTTTCCCCAGGGGGTTTAATAGTGCTACTATATTGCTCATCTGCACATAATgagctagtgtgtgtgtgtgtgtgtgtgtgtgtgtgtgtgtgtacgcactcACGCCTGTGTGTTAACTACCATTAAGAATTAGCCCACTTTGCTAGAATAAATGCCTAGAAATTGGAACTAAAGGTAATAATTTCTATAGGAGACAGATTTGTTGTCAGAAGCTATCATATACTATTTATAAGaccttgtttttcttcattatagTTGATATTACAGACATCCTGCCCAAATGATTTCTTCAAAGCCCAGACTTGTCGTACCTTATGGCCTCAAGACTCTGCTCGAGGGACTTAGCAGAGCCGTTCTCAAAACCAACCCACCAAACATCACCCAGTTTGCAgcagtttattttaaagaactcaTTGTGTTTAGAGAAGGTTTGTTATTCCTTGAGATTATATATTTGTTGCTTTGAAAAGGAAGGCATTTTAAGTTGGGAATTTGATGTCTCTAATTTCCTGCATTTATTCCTTCAGGGAATACTTCTCTGGATATAAAAGATCTCGTTAAACAATTTCATCTGAATGAAGGTAAGTACCACAAGTAGTAACAGTTTAATAATACTAGTTATAAATCATTGCATCATTACTAGCATACATTCAAGCTTCAGAATCATGcccataaatattttgtttaattatacTGATGTTTGTTTAAtcacagtttaatttttattattggatcattttttttttttttgaagattggAAACTGACATTTTGGAggattttaaatctttaaaagacAAACATAGGAAACACTCATCTTCAAACCATTTGGTAAAATGAGACCTAGAACAGTATGTATAAACTATGACTCAGACCCTTCCTAATGTCCTCTATCTTTAAGGAAGTACAATGAACTTTGAAGAAAACTGGATGTTGTAGTAATAGATGCACTACTTAGGAAAGTTATATAAACACTCTTCttggaagatatttttattaagaaaaaagacatctttttttcttttttcctcctatggTAGGTTAACTGCAGTTCAGTTGGAGGGCAAGAAATCAATTGTCACTGACCATCTTTTCTGTCCCAAGTTTTTCATAGAAAGTGGTCTTCTCCAGCCCATCTCTCTGACATAGGGCTGTACAGGGCtttgaaaaattgtgttttatgtatatgtgtaaatgTCTAGGTGGACGTGACCGCATGAAACTGCATTGACAGAGGAGCACCGAGAAAAGTCAGATGGGGAGTAAGAGAAAAGCATAGTTACATGGTGACAATTTGGGTGGCTCACTAAAAGCAAAAGGGTGATCCCAAGGACAGGCATGCATATCTAAAAGAATGGTAAGAAGAACCTTTTGGCAAAATTTTGTGGAGAAAATGGGAGACTCCCGGGCAGGGAGAGAAATAACGAAGTATTTTTGCTGCTTTAGCTGGCCAACATTTTGGAATGActgtggagaaagaaaaggtagGATCAGTGAGTTTAAGCCACTTTTATACTCTACCAGTTTGGTGATGCCAATAGATAACATAGTCAAGATAGGGAGAAGTCATGAGTAGGATCTAGGAAAATGTAAAGATCATGAGGGATTTGGGTCTATGGCAAAAGacccaaaacagaaaatgagattAAGGCTAGCAAGAGTCAGCATTTGAAGGGGCAGGAGAGTCCATTGCTGTGGTTCAGGAATATTTTACTATCTAGCCTGGCTTCTTCCCTGCAGGGTCCTGAGGACATTCCCAGCTTACCATGAGACACAGGTCTGGGATTTGCTTACCACCAGCAGGACATACAGACAAGTGCAAGAACCCCGACAACTCTCCCCTTCCCTGTGAACCTTTCTCTTTGTACTCGTGCTGTCTATACCAGGAGCTATGTTTGAGAGGATTGGGATTGTGCAGGCTTACTATGTTTGAGAGTGGTGATAAAGTCGGTGAATCTTTATGGTGGGAGGTAGCTAACtggtagctttaaaaaaaatttttttttaatgtttattatttttgagagagagagagagagtgcaagcggaaaggggcagagagagaggggggggacacagaatctgaagtgggctctaggctctgagttgtctgcacagatcccgacgtggggctcgatctcatgaaccacgagatcataacctgagctgaggtcagatgcccaattgtctgagacacccaggctcttCTAACTGGTAGCTTTTGAGACTAATTTGTTTACTGAAGAACTTACCCACCATTCAGCTTAACAAGTGGACTAAATTAATGTGGATTACTTTAATTAACAGACTGAATGGCTGTAGACCTAGATTGCTCTTTGGCAGTAGAGTAGAAATGAACATTGCTTATTCTAGTTTACTGGGGAGATGGGAAGGTAACATGAAGATATGACCAGAAAATATATTGATTTCATTGTTAACTAATACCAGTTTGGCTCATTTGTCTGCCTTTTATTGTTGTATCAACTGGTTTATTAATGGAAAACAGTGTCCATTAACTTAGGTCCTATCGTAGAGACTGCATGAGTCTGTGTGTATCCAGGAAAGCATCACTCTGGGCTAAAGAGGGACTATCTAGGGATATAGAGGCAGTTTCCATTTGGTAGGGCATTTCCTCCCCTGAATGACATCCTCCTATCTTCTAACTGGCTTAATTCCCCAAACGCAATTCCTGTGGGAGTGCCAAGTACATTTGGCTGCATGGTTGTTGGGTTCTCTACAATAAAAATGTAGGTAGAACAAGTGGCACCTTCTCCTCTAGACAGACTTCCCTTCTGTGGATCCCGCTGCTGTATATGGTGGCACCTATAGTACCCTACATGCTCTCTCGGTCCCAAGGATTGTGGCTCTCCCAAGATTTCAGTGATGTGCAATATGGAAAAGTGGACCATTCTTTGAGGACCATGTGAACTGACCCTTACTTTGGTCTTTCAGTCTCTTCAGCATGAGGCTAGGTCAACCTAAAGGCAGTAGCAGGTATTAGCGCTTGCTGATGTGGGGCAAAGGCTAACTCCCATCCTTAATGCATTGGTCCCCACTCACCTCCCAACTATCAGATATGACTGTGAAAGACATTGGTTTTTGTCTACAGTACATCCTTGCGCATACCCTTTTATTTGAACACTTCATCCTGGATTTTTCTTGGAAGGAGGCCCATTTTTGGTAGCTTCTTTATAGGACAGACAGGGTTCACCCATCTCCCAGTGCCCTTAAAAATTCATACAAACTCAGGTGATggaagaggtggggaggaaaagTACCAGATACGAAGCAAACTTTTCTCACTTCTCTGTTGTCTCtcatcatttcctcattttccagaGCCTAGGACCTATGGGATAGTCCCTGACTGTCCAGGCTTCCACTGTGGCATTTCACCCATATATGCCTATTTCCAAAGTAGTTCATGCTGTGAAACTTTCTTGGactcccttgtttttttttttttttttttttttgcaatttgaTTAAACAGATCTCACTACCACATGAATCCATGAAAAGTGCCGCAATTTTTCAGTCTTCTCAGGAGTTTCTTTGTTAATAGAGATGAATCATTAATTGGGGGGATTTTAGAAACTCAGCtctattttaaagcaaaagagtTGTCTCTTAAGTTCTACCACTTAGTATAtggtaggaaaagaaaagaaaaaggaatggaatcATTGAGTACAGGCTTACCTTGGAGATACTGTGGGTttagttccagaccaccacaagaAAGCAAATACTGCAATAAAGCCAGTCAGATGAACTTTTTtcatttcccagtgcatataaaaattacgttttatactatactgtagtctattaagtgtgcaatagtattatgtctaaaaaaagtgtacataccttaatttaaaaaactttactgctaaaaaaaaaataaaatgaattaaaaggtaACTACCATCTGAGCTTCCAGAGAGCTTGATGGTTGCtcttgatgttgatggctgctgactgatcagggtggtggtccCTGAAAGTTGGGGTAtctgtagcaatttcttaaaataagacaacaataaaGTTTGCCACATCGATTGACtcttcatgaatgatttctctatGGCATGTGATgctatttgatagcattttacccacagtagaacttctttccaACCCCAGTCAGtcttctcaaaccctgctgctacTTGAGCAACTAAGtttatggaatattctaaattctttcaaCGGTCTTCACCAGGATTGTAgaccatctcaagaaaccactttctttgctcatccataaggaGCAACTCTTCCTCTGTTCAAGTTTTATCCTGAGactgcagcaattcagtcacttCTTCTGGCTTCACTCCTAATTCTGGCTGTCTTGCTGTTTTCACCCCATCTGCAGTGACTTCCCCCACTGAAGTCATGAACCCCTCAAATTCATCCATGACTTTGGAATTAACTTCTTCTAGATgcctgttaatgttgatattttgacctcttcccatgagtcacaaatgttcttaatggcatctagaatggtgactCCTTTCCAAAGGTTTTCAActgactttgcccagatccatcagaggaatcattaTCTTTTGCAActatagccttacaaaatgtatttcttaaataatgagatttgaaagttgaaattacttcTTGATTCATGGACTGCAGTATCGATGTATTAGCAGGTATGAAAACCACATTCACCTCATTGTACgcctccatcagagctcttggatgACCAGGTACATTGTCcctgagcagtaatattttgaaaggaatatttttctctaagtGGCAGGTCTCAACCCAGAGTTTAGGGGGTTTAAACTctaaaccctcagtttattcagttaaccggggcgcccgggtggctcagtcagttaagcatctgactttggctcagatcatgatttcgcagtccatgagttcgggcttcgtgttgggctctgtgctgacagctcagaatctggagcctgcttcagattctgtgtctccctccctctctctgcccctcccctgctcatgttctgtctgtctctctcaaaaataaacattaaaaaaattaataaaagtaagtaaataaaatattcagtaagccATAGTGTAAATGGACATGCTGTTACCAGGCTTTGTTGTCCCATTTATAGAGCCCatgcagagtagatttagcataattcttaagacccccaggattttcagaatgggaaaagagcattggcttcaactcaAAGTCACCAGCTGCAGTAGCCCCTAACAAGACAGTCAGATTGTCCTTTGGAGCTTTGAAggcaggcattgacttctctctagctattAAAGGCCTAGACAGCATCTTCTAATATAAGAATGTCTCACCTACATTGAAAATCTgctgtttagtgtagccaccctCAGTCATGATCTAGCTAGATCTCCTGGATAATTGCGGCGGCTTccacatcagcacttgctgcttccccTTGCACGTTGATGTTACGGAGACGGTGtttttccttaaacctcatgaaccaccTCTGCTCGCCTCAGAcgtttcttctgcagcttcctcctcTCTCAGACTTGATAGAATTGACGAGAGTTAGGactttgctctggattaggcttttggtctaagggaatgttgtggctggttggAGCTTCTATCCGGAACACTAAAACGTTCTCcctatcagcaataaggctgtttcgcTTTCTTATCATTCGTGTGTTCACTGGTTTAGCACTTTCaatttcctttaagaacttttctttgcattcacaacttggctaactggttGGCGTAAGAGTTCAGCCTATCTCAGCTTTCaccatgccttcctcactaagcttaatcattttctagcttttgatttaaagtaagAGACATGAGACTTTCTTTCACTTGagcacttagaggccattgtagggttatcgatcggcctaatttcaatattgttgtgtctcagggaatggGGAGGTcccagcagagggagaaagatgggGGGAACAGCCAGTCAGTGGCCTTGCTtaacagggttgccacaaaccttcagtttgtaaaaaatgcaatactcgcaaagtaaaataaagtgcGATAAAATGAGGTATACATGTACCTGTTTTGTCCTAGGTACTTACAATATATTTTGTCAATTAAGACACCTTTATAAGTAGGTAACATCATTGCAATTTTACGTGAGAAATCTGATGCTTGGGTGTGATTACATAACTTGTAAGCTTCTAAATATTAAGTAATCGGTAGAGTTGGGATGTAAACTGAGATCTTCCTAGAAGCATAACTCATGCTCTTTCTACAGTAAATAGCAGTCTAGGATCCCTCTGGAAAAACTTGAAATTCTTCAACTAAAAGAGTGAAGGGAGAGGAATTTCAGCTCCCTTTCCCCACAGTATCTCCTCTTCTTTCACTTCTTCCTCCATCATGTTGTGTAGACCCTGAAGCCAGATTGTGCTAGTTGTCATTTTTTCAGCACTCAGTGAGGAGGGTGGGAAGCACTTTCCTGTTCAGAGTGGTAAATGTAATCTCAACACCACTATCACCTAACATCCCCCTAAGCTTAATTCAGTCCAGTTTCTAGTATCAGCCTTGTCCTGCTTCCAACAAAGGCAGGAAATAACAAACTCTTCTGAAGAACCAAGGAGGCCTAGCCCACCCTGAGTTAACCTGTTAGCTTTTCCTAGTCATCTTGGACATTCTTGGCTTGGCCATAGAACAGTAATTACCGTCATGTACTGTTGTGGATCTTTGGGCCCAGTTTCAATTTCTATGCAGCACCATAGCAGTTATGTGTATCATTAGATGTTGTCTTGAGCTACTTACTCATATCAAACATTTATGAAGTTTTTAGTTTAATTCTtagttttaaaaccttttttaagtttgtttttgacagagacagagcttgagcaggggaggggcagagagagagggagagagaatcccaaagaggctccacgctgtcagcacagagcccgatgtggggctcacgaaacggtgagatcatgacctgagctgaagtcaagcgttggaagcttaaccaagtgtgccacctgggtgccccaatttttagtttaattcttGTACCAAATTCTATTCTCATGCATTATTTTCATGGTTGGTTACATATACTTGTAGCTATTCTCTCTTATTAAGTAAATGAGAAATGTATCAATTTCAGGACAGCCTATACCAAATTTTGTGAAGCCCTGGTGCTTACTCTGCACTTtcctgggcattttttttttcaagtaaggaAATCAAGCTACACTGATGCCCTAAACAGGGATGGGTGATGtgccaaaatgatctttttatcTCTCCAAGTCTTGTATTTGTCTAGACAGGGTGGTAAAATTTGTACCAAGGTAAGAATTACATTAAGTTGAAAAGGGTTCAAATGATTCTGTGGTGGTGATGTTGGGAAGGGGGCTTGGGCCTTTTATGCTTTTCCACTGTGTTAAGATTAATCAGTTGGGGGAATAGTCCATACTAAAGACAGCGAACAAATCATTGAGCCAATGATATAGTCAAGAGTTGGGGTCAGACTAGGGGCAGAAACGGAGCTAATTAGGATTGAGAGAGGAAGCAGATATGGCAAACCAGAAAATTAGGACAAGGAGGTCAGGGACAGCAGGACCCAAGAGTCAGTACATGAAGGGAGAACATCTTTGAGAAATGTATCGCTCTGCTAGTCAGGAGCCTTGATAGCTCCCTATTGTTcacaaaatccaaactctttggtGTTGTAGGGATACTTTTGCAAAAATATTAAACTCTAATATACATGATTTCAGATAGCCTCTGATTGTTCCTGTTCACTCCGTTCATGTCTACCCATTGACGTATTCATTTGCTTTAGGAGAAAAGGCGAAAATAGCTAGAGCAAGGAAGTCGTTACTCCGTACTGAGTCTCCCAAGTTCATAGCAAGAAAGCTAACACTTTGGAGTTTTGCAGGAACCTGTTTTTGTTGAGAGaagatcttggactttccagagTGGAATTTTAATTTACAAGCCAAAGATTCTGGTAGAgtcaagtttatatttaaaatttttttttaaaaatttgtttttgagagagaaagagagagagggcgggagaggcagagagagaaggagacacagaaatggaagggggctccaggctctgagctgtcagcacagagaggatgcagggcttgaacccatggactgtgagagcttgacctgagtcgaaattggttgcttaaccgactgagccacccaggcaccttacaaggttttattttatatatgccagggaggaggggggtgggtgggtaaagTTAGGATATAAGCTCATCTCCTGCTGCAAAGGGAGGGGAAATGAGAAGTCCTTCCTGGCAATGGGGCTGTGGTACTAGGGTGTGCATAACAATTGCCAGCTGAGATCCAGAGCAGTTATAAGGAAGGTAAAATCTCTGATTGGAATTCCCTAAAACGTGAACAAAACGCTTGCTCTTTGCTTTCCTGGGTGCCTCTCAGAGAAGCAGTGTGATTAGCATCGTTTAACATAACCTATGCTACATTCAGCACCTCCACCATAATTGTAATTGTGATCAgacattcagtaagtatttgttgaataaaaaattctatttgaagCAGATTAGAAATAATGGAGAGTCTTTCTCAGATGGGCCTGAGATAAGATTTCTGATGCCCCAGGATCTGCATGTGGCTTTTAGTTGGTGCAGATGTGTTTCGATTGTCCCAGAGTGCTGAACTCGCAGGGCGTCGGGCTGAGAAAAGTGCAGTTGCTCAACCTGCCAGCTGAGAGCTACAGCACAAAATGTCCAAGCTGGACTGAATCAAAATTGGCAGCTAGGCCTCAGAGGCTAAAGAGGAACAAATTAGGAAGGGCTCTCCCAGTCCTTGAGTGAAGTAACAGGCCACATTTTTCACAGGGTGGAAATACTTCAGGAAATACAGCAAAGTCAGAGACAACGCCCAGAGCACAGGCAATAGGTGCTGTGCCTCCACCAGAGGTCACAGACAGGTGGCAGGAAAGGGCTACATGGGTCAGAACCAGAGCTAACTCTCACATTCACATTCCCTCTTTAGAAGTGGGAGAACCTTCGATAAAAGAGCGATACCCCAAAAGGGTGAATAATTAACCAATTAACCAAAGGAGACTTTTAAACTAGAAGGGATAAATACTTTAAACCTAGATCAACTAAATTTTGCCATGTAGAAATGAGCATTTTAATGCAGACAAAGTAATGCTTTGTGACAGGTCTGTCATAGTGTGTAAATTTTCATCCCTTTACAGGCCCCTGAATGCAAACACAGCTTCCTGCAATCTGCATCTATCCTGCCTTTGCAATCCTCGCTCCCATTAAGTACAAGACAGTTTGTTGTCTTCTGAGTTTTGCTTTATGCTGCTCCCCTCTCCAGGAGTTCCTTTCCACCTTTCAAGTGCTACATATCCTTAAAGCccaattcattatttcatttaacaaatatgtacatTCCTACCCACTGCCAGATGTTGTGCTAGGTGAGATtcagtggggaaggagagagttCACTTTCAGCTCTGATGGAGGGGCTGGTATCACACCTAGCCTCCTATCAACAGCCATAATGCTGAAGAAATTGTACAAAACAAAGTCCAGTGCCTGGATACTTGGGAGAAGAGATTCACAGAAAGTGAGCCCCTCATTCACCCTCGCAGCATTTTTCAAACTCTTGCACAGGGAAAGCGAGGCcaagcagagagagtggaagtgTCCCTGGGAAGAGGAAATGCAGAAGCAGAGTTAGGGGCTACTAATATGGCTAGGATTCAAGCAACAAAGTATCTGAGGGAGTGTTTGCAGAGAAGAatcctacccccccacccccataaaaaAACGCAAAGCCCTTTTCGTTGGGGTTGCTGGCCAACCCCGAGCCGCCTGCCTGTGGAGGACAGCTTGGGGCTTAGCCGGGAAGAGCTGGGGGGAGACAGGCAGCTGAGTGGGGGGGTTTGAGAAGTAGTGTGCTGTTGGTGTGGGGGAGGTTGGGCCCAGCCGAGGTGAAGAGACTTGTGAAACTCTGGCCATGCAGTTGAGACTCCAGGAAGGTCAAAGCCAAGGAATAATAAACCTTGTGGGAGGACtaagaacaaaactgaaacacACTTTGTGCTTTTCCTGCAGATAGCATTCTGGTATTAGGGAAACATTTCCCCAAGAGAGAGTCCTCAGTGCGGCAAGCAGATGTGACCGCGTGCGACGAGGaagggccggtgggggggggggggggtggcaggcagATGCGGAGCTGAGAAAAGGGGCTCACAGCGGTTTTCCAGTCCTAGGAGTTTCTGCACGTTGCCAGCCCCCTCGCCATCCCCAGCCATGGGAACTTCTTCCTGCCCGAGGACTCACCGAGTCCACACGTACACATGGGTCCAGagttctctctcggcccctcttgTCTGGGTCAGTATGGCTTGGCCTGCATTATCAGATCTTGCCAGCAAGATCACTACCATTTTTAGGCTAGACTAGATGGGGCTTCCTAACATAGAAGTGTCCTGTAGTCAAGTTTTCCGATTCATCgttaaattttatatatgcattttcttaAATTGAGGAATGCCTTTATTAACATGACAGCATTTGTTTCATTAATAAGCTATTCCATCAGCTGAAGATGAGGTCACTTACTGCTCGGGTTGAAGtcttgccctctgccctctggttTTGTGTAGGAGTTTAGATCAGAAGCTTTTTCCATGGAGGTTTTCAACTCAATTCTAGGCAGTTATGGTCTTTTCCCTGATGCTGACTAGCTGAAGGTGGTATCTGATTATGCGTTTTGTCACCGTGCTGCTCAGGGTCACTTAGTTCTGAGGAGATGAACTGAGTGAGGGATCTTTTGAGTGGATCAGGACAGGTAAGTTTCATTACCCACACGAAATCACTGATGTTGGGAAATAAAGCAAACTCTTTTGTACTCGTGTATGTACTGCCATCTGAATGTTCTACCTGTTACTGCTTTAAAGTTTGGTGGCAGGTGGAGGGGGACACACGCTTATTAACCCATCCGGCTGTTTGTTAGTAGAGAGATGGTCAGAAGGAATGACACAAGAGAAGAAACCAGAATGTGTAAAAGAACCGGTAGGAACATCCATAGTTTCCCACGAACCTACACGGATGGAAAAATCTACAGACACAGAGGAGGACAATATAGCTGGACCACTGTTCATCAGCAAAACCACTCAGTTCCCATCAGTTCATGCTGAGCTGCTCCCAGAGCCCGAGGAGACGACCGAAGCCACTCGAGGCTCCAGTTCAAAGCCAACTACCTCTAAGGCTATGAGCCCACCGTCGTCACCGTCTCCGGCAGCTGGCTCCCCGGAGTTTGCTTATGTCCCAGCCGACCCAGCTCAGTTTGCTGCTCAGACGTTAGGTAACGTTGCATCTATTCATTCTGATCAGTCTGACGTGTTAATGGTGGATGTGGCAACAAGTTTGCCTGTGTTTTCCGAGGAGGTGCTCAGCTCAGAGGCTGCCGAAGATGCCGCGGCAGCCACTCCTGCTGTGTATTCTGCAGAGGTGGTGGCCCTGCAGGTTCTGAGCCAAACATCTGTCCGTGTAGATTTGGGTTCTGAATCTAAAGACGATGACGCTGAGCCATCAACGGCTTCCTCATTCCCCTTGCAGGATGAACAAGACCCTCCTGCTTACGATCAAGCTCCTGAGGTCCCTTTGCAGGCTGATATTGAGGTCACATCATTCGTTCATATATCCTCTATCTATAACGATGAGCCTGTGACTGAAGGAGTCACTTATGTCGAGCAAATA
This genomic interval carries:
- the CABYR gene encoding calcium-binding tyrosine phosphorylation-regulated protein isoform X4, which gives rise to MISSKPRLVVPYGLKTLLEGLSRAVLKTNPPNITQFAAVYFKELIVFREGNTSLDIKDLVKQFHLNEVERWSEGMTQEKKPECVKEPVGTSIVSHEPTRMEKSTDTEEDNIAGPLFISKTTQFPSVHAELLPEPEETTEATRGSSSKPTTSKAMSPPSSPSPAAGSPEFAYVPADPAQFAAQTLGNVASIHSDQSDVLMVDVATSLPVFSEEVLSSEAAEDAAAATPAVYSAEVVALQVLSQTSVRVDLGSESKDDDAEPSTASSFPLQDEQDPPAYDQAPEVPLQADIEVTSFVHISSIYNDEPVTEGVTYVEQIPEHIVIPFTDDIATLKENDQSSPSGPIPVALMRGSGKAVGSGKRAQSEEDAEYSSVQMEAEAVLYSNTSLQGPPAQLQDAEGSTNAVGSEKSLHLEMEFTALVPGNPGQEESRENSATQEMEATLALSGEAAKAGSLGASVRSSGGPPIPVPEGLTEPEIEPEWEAAPEQGLMEPDARSDAI